The following coding sequences are from one Achromobacter sp. B7 window:
- a CDS encoding autotransporter assembly complex family protein has product MQWAARAILAGLCVFSAEALAKRPEVIVDPGGVPPAALTAITEAVDAIARLAEDQDGGEINRLRRRARDATLAALATQGYFSPTVTLESGTDIGGETWDIGIVPGKRTTVSSVDLKFTGRITRPEFAQRVQKLRDDWQLKAGQPFINSDWNRAKSNLLDEISTRDFMLARMTASQAEIMADTATAALQVTVDSGPQVRMGELTTEGLKRVPDKLVQRYVRYSVGAAYDQNRLDTWQQDLQSTAFFRGAFVSLEPPGSTPPQAADVKSDRARAPGSADVAAATPAGDPTVSGAVPPPPPTYDSDGEVTLPVQVRVVEAPPKRFTASIGVDDEAGVRVESLYRQNVVFGQPVTMETGFSVDRLRQRAYADFLLPPTERGYKDSFGVLADHSDIQGLDVTRYALGATRLQERKGAGDSRVEYETRWGLLLAQDHVKIDGGDEYTLPTLTATAEWLRRDVDNKYDPREGNLIAVGGGVGVTLDTGEPYTRARLRAQKWWPIGKLDVLTVRGEVGRVWSSSKVQVPDDFGFRTGGARSIRGYKYQSIGVQRDNAVVGAPTLVVGSVEYDHYFNERWGMGVFVDAGDAAESFGDMSLAVGYGVGARVRTPAGPLFLDVAYGQRERDLRLHFSLGIAF; this is encoded by the coding sequence ATGCAATGGGCAGCCCGCGCCATTCTGGCAGGACTATGCGTGTTTTCAGCCGAGGCGTTGGCCAAGCGGCCGGAAGTCATCGTGGACCCGGGCGGCGTGCCGCCGGCCGCGCTGACGGCCATTACCGAGGCCGTTGATGCCATTGCTCGGCTGGCTGAAGACCAGGACGGGGGCGAAATCAACCGGCTGCGACGCCGTGCGCGCGACGCCACGCTGGCCGCGCTGGCCACGCAGGGTTACTTTTCACCCACGGTAACGCTGGAATCCGGCACCGATATCGGCGGGGAAACCTGGGATATCGGCATCGTGCCGGGCAAGCGCACGACCGTCTCGTCCGTGGACCTGAAGTTCACCGGCCGCATCACGCGTCCGGAATTCGCCCAGCGTGTGCAAAAGCTGCGCGACGACTGGCAGCTCAAGGCCGGACAGCCATTCATCAATAGTGACTGGAACCGCGCCAAGTCGAACCTGCTGGACGAGATATCGACGCGCGACTTCATGCTGGCGCGCATGACGGCATCGCAGGCGGAAATCATGGCCGACACGGCCACCGCAGCCTTGCAGGTGACCGTGGACAGCGGGCCGCAGGTCCGTATGGGCGAACTGACCACCGAAGGCCTGAAACGCGTACCGGACAAGCTGGTGCAGCGCTACGTGCGCTATTCGGTCGGGGCCGCCTACGATCAGAACCGACTGGATACCTGGCAGCAGGACCTGCAATCAACGGCCTTCTTTCGCGGCGCCTTCGTGTCGTTGGAGCCGCCCGGCAGCACGCCGCCGCAGGCGGCCGACGTGAAATCCGATCGCGCCCGCGCGCCCGGCTCTGCCGATGTGGCCGCCGCCACGCCCGCGGGCGACCCCACCGTGTCGGGCGCGGTGCCGCCGCCGCCGCCCACCTATGACTCGGATGGCGAAGTGACCTTGCCCGTGCAGGTGCGCGTGGTGGAAGCGCCGCCCAAGCGCTTCACGGCCTCGATCGGCGTGGACGACGAGGCGGGCGTGCGCGTGGAATCGCTATACCGCCAGAACGTGGTCTTCGGCCAACCCGTCACCATGGAAACCGGTTTCAGCGTGGACCGCCTGCGTCAGCGCGCCTACGCCGACTTCCTGCTGCCGCCCACCGAGCGCGGCTACAAGGATTCGTTTGGCGTGCTGGCCGACCATTCCGACATCCAGGGCCTGGATGTAACCCGCTATGCCCTGGGCGCCACGCGTCTGCAAGAGCGCAAGGGCGCGGGCGACAGCCGCGTCGAATATGAAACGCGTTGGGGCCTGCTGCTGGCACAGGACCACGTAAAAATCGACGGCGGCGACGAATATACGTTGCCCACGCTGACCGCCACGGCCGAATGGCTGCGCCGCGACGTCGACAACAAATATGACCCGCGCGAAGGCAACCTGATTGCCGTGGGCGGCGGCGTGGGCGTGACGCTGGACACTGGCGAACCCTATACCCGCGCCCGCCTGCGTGCGCAGAAATGGTGGCCCATCGGCAAGCTGGACGTCTTGACGGTGCGCGGCGAGGTCGGCCGCGTGTGGTCCAGCAGCAAGGTGCAGGTGCCGGACGACTTCGGCTTTCGCACGGGCGGCGCGCGGTCCATACGCGGCTACAAATATCAAAGCATCGGCGTGCAACGCGACAACGCCGTGGTGGGCGCGCCGACGCTGGTTGTAGGTAGCGTCGAATACGACCACTATTTCAACGAACGCTGGGGCATGGGCGTGTTCGTGGACGCGGGCGATGCCGCCGAGTCCTTCGGCGACATGTCCCTGGCGGTGGGCTACGGCGTCGGCGCGCGGGTGCGCACCCCCGCCGGCCCCTTGTTCCTGGACGTGGCCTACGGCCAGCGCGAGCGCGACCTGCGTCTGCACTTTTCGTTGGGGATCGCGTTTTGA
- the apbC gene encoding iron-sulfur cluster carrier protein ApbC gives MSITIENIRAALRAARDPNTGLDLGVSVKDRDIDLTGGRVAVTLELGYPADGVREQVAAVAAAALAQAGVPDARINITWKVAAHAVQKGLKPLPNVRNIIAVASGKGGVGKSTTAVNLALALSAEGAKVGVLDADIYGPSVPTMLGISGRPESLDNKSMEPLTGHGLQANSIGFLIDADSPAIWRGPMVTQALEQLLRQTNWRDLDYLIVDMPPGTGDVALTLAQKVPVVGAVIVTTPQDIALLDARKGLRMFQKVEVPILGVVENMAIHICSQCGHAEHIFGEGGGQRMAEQYQTPWLGSLPLTLAIREQTDAGKPTVVSDAGSEAAGLYRAIARKLAAGVAALPRDMAGKFPSIVVQQPT, from the coding sequence ATGAGTATAACGATAGAAAACATCCGCGCCGCTTTGCGCGCGGCGCGCGACCCCAACACGGGTTTGGACCTGGGCGTTTCTGTAAAAGATCGTGACATCGACCTGACAGGCGGCCGCGTGGCCGTCACCCTGGAATTGGGGTATCCCGCCGACGGCGTGCGGGAACAGGTGGCCGCCGTGGCGGCTGCGGCGCTGGCCCAGGCCGGCGTTCCCGACGCCCGCATCAACATCACCTGGAAGGTTGCGGCCCACGCGGTGCAGAAGGGCTTGAAGCCGCTGCCCAACGTGCGCAACATCATTGCCGTTGCGTCGGGCAAGGGCGGCGTGGGCAAGAGCACCACCGCCGTGAACCTGGCGCTGGCCTTGTCGGCCGAGGGCGCCAAGGTCGGCGTGCTGGACGCCGACATCTATGGACCCAGCGTGCCCACGATGCTGGGCATTTCGGGCCGCCCGGAAAGCCTGGACAACAAAAGCATGGAACCCCTGACGGGCCACGGCTTGCAGGCCAATTCCATCGGCTTCCTGATCGACGCCGATTCCCCCGCCATCTGGCGCGGCCCGATGGTGACGCAGGCGCTGGAACAGTTGCTGCGCCAGACCAATTGGCGCGACCTGGATTACCTGATCGTCGACATGCCTCCCGGCACGGGCGATGTGGCGTTGACGCTGGCGCAGAAGGTGCCGGTGGTGGGCGCCGTCATCGTGACCACGCCGCAGGACATCGCGCTGCTGGACGCCCGCAAGGGCTTGCGCATGTTCCAGAAGGTTGAAGTGCCGATTCTGGGCGTGGTCGAAAACATGGCCATTCACATCTGCTCGCAGTGCGGTCATGCCGAACACATTTTTGGTGAAGGCGGCGGCCAGCGCATGGCCGAGCAGTATCAAACGCCCTGGCTGGGCAGCCTGCCGCTGACGCTTGCCATCCGCGAACAAACGGACGCCGGCAAGCCCACCGTGGTGTCGGATGCCGGTAGCGAAGCCGCCGGGCTTTATCGTGCCATTGCCCGCAAGCTGGCCGCCGGGGTGGCCGCGCTACCGCGTGATATGGCCGGAAAATTCCCGTCTATTGTCGTCCAGCAGCCGACCTGA